One genomic segment of Apostichopus japonicus isolate 1M-3 chromosome 23, ASM3797524v1, whole genome shotgun sequence includes these proteins:
- the LOC139964840 gene encoding avidin-like, producing MGNSSRKTNALTSQTHLDSRKGQPPNIGGKWYNELGSEVELTVDTEGIITGDYYTAVESKPGAKGSQPAHIIGHVSHNGAHDTFGFNVLWKNGASTTSWAGEYKDCNEEPVLFTTWLLTSETDSCLDNWMSTRIGKDCFTRFRQRPLPGKELTEEERSRHNPCAGGESWNYRNQHYDKK from the exons ATGGGGAATTCTTCGAGGAAAACAAACGCTTTGACATCGCAAACGCATCTAGATTCGAGGAAGG GTCAACCTCCAAATATCGGAGGTAAATGGTACAACGAACTTGGATCAGAAGTGGAACTGACCGTAGACACTGAGGGGATTATCACCGGGGATTACTATACGGCGGTTGAGTCCAAACCGGGAGCTAAAG GATCTCAACCGGCACATATCATTGGTCACGTGTCACACAATGGCGCTCACGATACTTTTGGTTTTAACGTTCTCTGGAAGAATGGCGCCTCCACTACCAGCTGGGCGGGGGAATACAAGGATTGTAACGAAGAACCTGTGTTATTTACTACATGGTTGCTAACCAGTGAAACAGATTCTTGCTTGGATAATTGGATGTCCACAAG aatCGGAAAGGACTGTTTTACTCGCTTTAGACAAAGACCTTTGCCAGGAAAGGAACTGACCGAAGAGGAGAGAAGCAGGCATAATCCATGTGCTGGTGGAGAGTCATGGAATTACCGGAACCAACATTATGATAAAAAATAA